From a single Nicotiana tomentosiformis chromosome 2, ASM39032v3, whole genome shotgun sequence genomic region:
- the LOC138905359 gene encoding uncharacterized protein: MGAKVIVHTDHAALCYLMRKKDSKAQLMIWVLLLQEFDIDIQDRKGSENQVAYHLSHLEEERSPHDGLEINDSFPDEQLLAISMKNVPWFVDLANFLVCGIIQDDFSSNQRKKLKRDCQDYYWDKPYLF, encoded by the coding sequence atgggtgcaaaagtcattgtccacacggatcatgcggcactttgtTATCTTATGAGAAAGAAGGACTCCAAAGCTCAGTTGATGATatgggtgcttttattgcaagagtttgatattgacatccaagatagaaaagggagtgaaaaccaagtggcataccacttgtctcatttggaggaggagaggAGCCCGCATGATGGCCtagaaatcaatgactccttccccgatgagcaactcttggctatttcaatgaaaaaTGTGCCATGGTTCGtagatctagcaaattttcttgtgtgtggaatcattcaGGATgatttctcttcaaaccaaaggaagaagctcaaacgggattgtcaagattattattgggataaaCCATACCTTTTCtga
- the LOC138905358 gene encoding uncharacterized protein has protein sequence MLHPTIAPWPFDAWGLDVVRPLLKYSGGHLYILASTDYFSKWVEVVALKEVKKENVASFIRVNIIYRFGIPPYIIMDNRKPFDNRLMNKICDLFGFKQRNSSMYNSATNVIQEGITDEENSRLRLAELEALDEKRLEAQQSLECYQARLSRAFNKRVRSRSFQVGDQVLAIRIPIIPSHKPVGKFTSKWDGPYVVQEAYSSRVCRLVDADVMRINPINGKFLKKYYP, from the exons ATGCTACATCCGACTATTGCACCATGGCCATTTGACGCTTGGGGACTAGATGTTGTTAGACCACTGCTAAAATACTCTGGTGGGCACTTATACATCTTGGCTtcaactgactacttctcaaaatgggttgaagttgttgcacttaaagaagtaaagaaggaaaatgttgcaagtttcattcgagtaaacataatctatcgctttggcattcctcCTTACATAATAATGGATAATAGAAAACCATTCGACAATAGGTtaatgaacaagatttgtgatctctttggctttAAGCAACGTAACTCTTCTATGTATAATTCTGCCACCAATG ttattcaagaagggatcactgatgaagaGAATTCTCgacttcgattagcagagttggaggctcttgatgagaagaggttggaagctcaacagagtcttgaatgttatcaagctcgattgtctcgcgccttcaataaaagagttcgctcaagatcctttcaagtaggagatcaagtccttgccaTACGAATACCCATTATTCCTTcccataaacctgtagggaagttcacttcaaaatgggatgggccatatgtcgtgCAAGAAGCTTATTCAAGTCGAGTTTGCAGGCTGGTTGATGCAGATGTCATGAGAATCAAccctatcaatggcaagtttttgaagaaatattatccttga